From a region of the Listeria monocytogenes ATCC 19117 genome:
- a CDS encoding HD domain-containing protein, translating to MKQEEIIIAAQKWMQSHFEKETTGHDWEHIKRVWHLSKQIQATEGGDKFAIELAALFHDYNDSKLTSDPAQATEVITHWMKGKEIPEEIISKIIRIIQSVSFKNGKNPTQASTIEEKIVQDADRLDAIGAIGIARTFTYGGAHNREIANRDHPENTTLQHFYDKLLLIQKQLKTKTGRELAGEKQKIMQEFIHALEKELKI from the coding sequence ATGAAGCAAGAAGAAATAATAATTGCAGCGCAAAAATGGATGCAATCCCATTTCGAAAAGGAAACTACTGGACACGACTGGGAACATATTAAACGAGTCTGGCATTTAAGTAAACAAATCCAAGCAACAGAAGGCGGAGATAAATTTGCAATCGAATTAGCAGCATTGTTTCACGACTATAATGATAGCAAACTAACATCAGATCCAGCACAAGCAACAGAAGTAATCACGCATTGGATGAAAGGAAAAGAAATACCTGAAGAGATAATCAGTAAAATCATCCGAATCATCCAATCAGTCTCATTTAAAAATGGGAAAAATCCTACCCAAGCTTCTACAATAGAAGAAAAAATAGTTCAAGATGCAGACCGCTTAGATGCAATTGGTGCAATTGGTATAGCTAGAACATTTACATACGGAGGGGCGCACAATAGAGAAATCGCTAATCGAGATCATCCGGAAAATACCACATTACAACACTTTTACGATAAATTGCTCCTAATTCAAAAACAGCTAAAAACAAAGACTGGTCGGGAACTTGCAGGAGAAAAACAAAAAATTATGCAGGAATTTATACATGCACTAGAGAAAGAATTAAAAATATAA
- a CDS encoding ABC transporter ATP-binding protein, with the protein MFAFENVCLKRDNKMILSDINWVVNDKENWAILGLNGSGKTTLLQLLNGYLWPSSGNLQVLGHVFGQTSLPELRKSIGWVSNALDHQLKEYEFSEQIVLSGKFASIGIYEKVTTAEIDQAKKLLTDCGGSTLIGKPYKILSQGERQIVLIARALMASPKLLILDEPCNGLDLFAKERLLERIKKIAELPESPTMLFVTHHTEEILPCFDNIILLRDGEITHHGKTENLLTEEVLQDFYQKPVELIRIKDGSIAVYPK; encoded by the coding sequence ATGTTTGCTTTTGAGAATGTTTGTTTAAAGCGTGATAATAAAATGATTTTATCGGATATTAATTGGGTGGTTAATGATAAGGAAAACTGGGCAATACTCGGACTAAACGGTTCTGGAAAAACAACTTTGTTGCAACTTTTAAATGGGTATCTTTGGCCTAGCAGTGGAAATCTTCAAGTACTTGGGCATGTTTTTGGACAGACCTCTTTGCCAGAGTTACGTAAATCGATTGGTTGGGTTAGTAATGCGCTTGATCATCAGCTGAAAGAGTATGAGTTCAGCGAGCAAATTGTACTTAGTGGGAAATTTGCAAGTATTGGCATTTATGAGAAAGTCACTACTGCGGAGATTGACCAAGCGAAAAAGCTGCTTACCGATTGTGGCGGTAGCACACTTATTGGAAAGCCGTATAAAATTTTATCGCAAGGAGAGCGTCAAATTGTTTTAATTGCACGTGCTTTAATGGCAAGTCCTAAGTTACTTATTTTAGATGAACCTTGTAATGGGCTTGATCTATTTGCAAAGGAGCGCTTATTAGAAAGAATTAAGAAGATTGCGGAACTGCCAGAATCCCCAACGATGCTTTTTGTTACTCACCATACGGAAGAAATTCTTCCCTGCTTCGATAATATCATTTTACTGCGTGACGGGGAAATAACTCATCACGGAAAAACAGAAAATCTTTTGACAGAGGAAGTTCTTCAAGATTTTTATCAAAAGCCAGTAGAATTAATTCGGATAAAAGACGGCTCCATTGCAGTCTATCCGAAGTAA